In a genomic window of Homo sapiens chromosome 22, GRCh38.p14 Primary Assembly:
- the GUCD1 gene encoding protein GUCD1 isoform c (isoform c is encoded by transcript variant 3) translates to MTGPGGRRNDPWGRQRAREGAHTSKHPTPRTGWTARRRRGAWALRPGTAGGWAKGQDFPSQFHLLIPAPPGDFVQLPVPVIQQLYHWDCGLACSRMVLRYLGQLDDSEFERALQKLQLTRSIWTIDLAYLMHHFGVRHRFCTQTLGVDKGYKNQSFYRKHFDTEETRVNQLFAQAKACKVLVEKCGHHCFCRTPDYQGHFIVLRGYNRATGCIFYNNPAYADRMCSTSISNFEEARTSYGTDEDILFVYLDS, encoded by the exons ATGACTGGGCCCGGGGGCCGCCGCAACGACCCTTGGGGCCGGCAAAGAGCCAGAGAGGGTGCTCACACTTCCAAGCACCCCACACCAAGGACAGGCTGGACGGCAAGGCGGAGACGCGGGGCTTGGGCCCTCAGACCGGGGACAGCAGGAGGTTGGGCCAAGGGCCAGGACTTCCCGTCACAATTTCATTTGTTGATCCCGGCACCGCCAG GGGACTTTGTGCAACTGCCTGTGCCCGTCATCCAGCAGCTCTACCACTGGGACTGTGGCCTGGCCTGCTCCAGGATGGTGCTGCG GTACCTGGGCCAGCTGGACGACAGTGAGTTTGAGAGAGCCCTGCAGAAGCTGCAGCTGACCAGGAGCATCTGGACCATCGACCTGGCCTACCTGATGCACCACTTTGGCGTGAGGCACCGCTTCTGTACCCAGACCCTGGGTGTCGACAAGGGCTACAAGAACCAG TCCTTCTACAGGAAGCACTTTGACACAGAAGAGACCCGGGTGAATCAGCTGTTTGCACAAGCAAAGGCCTGCAAGGTGCTGGTGGAGAAATG TGGCCACCACTGCTTCTGCCGCACTCCTGACTACCAGGGCCACTTCATCGTGCTGCGTGGCTACAACCGGGCCACTGGCTGCATCTTCTACAACAACCCAGCCTATGCCGACC gaATGTGCAGCACCAGCATCAGTAACTTTGAGGAGGCCAGAACCAGCTATGGCACAGATGAGGACATCCTCTTTGTCTACTTGGACAGCTGA
- the GUCD1 gene encoding protein GUCD1 isoform b (isoform b is encoded by transcript variant 2), producing the protein MTGPGGRRNDPWGRQRAREGAHTSKHPTPRTGWTARRRRGAWALRPGTAGGWAKGQDFPSQFHLLIPAPPGDFVQLPVPVIQQLYHWDCGLACSRMVLRYLGQLDDSEFERALQKLQLTRSIWTIDLAYLMHHFGVRHRFCTQTLGVDKGYKNQSFYRKHFDTEETRVNQLFAQAKACKVLVEKCTVSVKDIQAHLAQGHVAIVLVNSGVLHCDLCSSPVKYCCFTPSGHHCFCRTPDYQGHFIVLRGYNRATGCIFYNNPAYADRMCSTSISNFEEARTSYGTDEDILFVYLDS; encoded by the exons ATGACTGGGCCCGGGGGCCGCCGCAACGACCCTTGGGGCCGGCAAAGAGCCAGAGAGGGTGCTCACACTTCCAAGCACCCCACACCAAGGACAGGCTGGACGGCAAGGCGGAGACGCGGGGCTTGGGCCCTCAGACCGGGGACAGCAGGAGGTTGGGCCAAGGGCCAGGACTTCCCGTCACAATTTCATTTGTTGATCCCGGCACCGCCAG GGGACTTTGTGCAACTGCCTGTGCCCGTCATCCAGCAGCTCTACCACTGGGACTGTGGCCTGGCCTGCTCCAGGATGGTGCTGCG GTACCTGGGCCAGCTGGACGACAGTGAGTTTGAGAGAGCCCTGCAGAAGCTGCAGCTGACCAGGAGCATCTGGACCATCGACCTGGCCTACCTGATGCACCACTTTGGCGTGAGGCACCGCTTCTGTACCCAGACCCTGGGTGTCGACAAGGGCTACAAGAACCAG TCCTTCTACAGGAAGCACTTTGACACAGAAGAGACCCGGGTGAATCAGCTGTTTGCACAAGCAAAGGCCTGCAAGGTGCTGGTGGAGAAATG CACAGTGAGTGTGAAGGACATCCAGGCGCACCTGGCTCAGGGCCATGTGGCCATCGTGCTGGTGAACTCGGGGGTGCTGCACTGTGACCTGTGCTCCAGCCCTGTCAAGTACTGCTGCTTCACCCCCAGTGGCCACCACTGCTTCTGCCGCACTCCTGACTACCAGGGCCACTTCATCGTGCTGCGTGGCTACAACCGGGCCACTGGCTGCATCTTCTACAACAACCCAGCCTATGCCGACC gaATGTGCAGCACCAGCATCAGTAACTTTGAGGAGGCCAGAACCAGCTATGGCACAGATGAGGACATCCTCTTTGTCTACTTGGACAGCTGA
- the GUCD1 gene encoding protein GUCD1 isoform a (isoform a is encoded by transcript variant 1) produces MTGPGGRRNDPWGRQRAREGAHTSKHPTPRTGWTARRRRGAWALRPGTAGGWAKGQDFPSQFHLLIPAPPGDFVQLPVPVIQQLYHWDCGLACSRMVLRYLGQLDDSEFERALQKLQLTRSIWTIDLAYLMHHFGVRHRFCTQTLGVDKGYKNQSFYRKHFDTEETRVNQLFAQAKACKVLVEKCTVSVKDIQAHLAQGHVAIVLVNSGVLHCDLCSSPVKYCCFTPSGHHCFCRTPDYQGHFIVLRGYNRATGCIFYNNPAYADPGMCSTSISNFEEARTSYGTDEDILFVYLDS; encoded by the exons ATGACTGGGCCCGGGGGCCGCCGCAACGACCCTTGGGGCCGGCAAAGAGCCAGAGAGGGTGCTCACACTTCCAAGCACCCCACACCAAGGACAGGCTGGACGGCAAGGCGGAGACGCGGGGCTTGGGCCCTCAGACCGGGGACAGCAGGAGGTTGGGCCAAGGGCCAGGACTTCCCGTCACAATTTCATTTGTTGATCCCGGCACCGCCAG GGGACTTTGTGCAACTGCCTGTGCCCGTCATCCAGCAGCTCTACCACTGGGACTGTGGCCTGGCCTGCTCCAGGATGGTGCTGCG GTACCTGGGCCAGCTGGACGACAGTGAGTTTGAGAGAGCCCTGCAGAAGCTGCAGCTGACCAGGAGCATCTGGACCATCGACCTGGCCTACCTGATGCACCACTTTGGCGTGAGGCACCGCTTCTGTACCCAGACCCTGGGTGTCGACAAGGGCTACAAGAACCAG TCCTTCTACAGGAAGCACTTTGACACAGAAGAGACCCGGGTGAATCAGCTGTTTGCACAAGCAAAGGCCTGCAAGGTGCTGGTGGAGAAATG CACAGTGAGTGTGAAGGACATCCAGGCGCACCTGGCTCAGGGCCATGTGGCCATCGTGCTGGTGAACTCGGGGGTGCTGCACTGTGACCTGTGCTCCAGCCCTGTCAAGTACTGCTGCTTCACCCCCAGTGGCCACCACTGCTTCTGCCGCACTCCTGACTACCAGGGCCACTTCATCGTGCTGCGTGGCTACAACCGGGCCACTGGCTGCATCTTCTACAACAACCCAGCCTATGCCGACC caggaATGTGCAGCACCAGCATCAGTAACTTTGAGGAGGCCAGAACCAGCTATGGCACAGATGAGGACATCCTCTTTGTCTACTTGGACAGCTGA
- the GUCD1 gene encoding protein GUCD1 isoform e (isoform e is encoded by transcript variant 5), whose amino-acid sequence MRTEAEAAGPPLEPGDFVQLPVPVIQQLYHWDCGLACSRMVLRYLGQLDDSEFERALQKLQLTRSIWTIDLAYLMHHFGVRHRFCTQTLGVDKGYKNQSFYRKHFDTEETRVNQLFAQAKACKVLVEKCTVSVKDIQAHLAQGHVAIVLVNSGVLHCDLCSSPVKYCCFTPSGHHCFCRTPDYQGHFIVLRGYNRATGCIFYNNPAYADRMCSTSISNFEEARTSYGTDEDILFVYLDS is encoded by the exons ATGAGGACGGAGGCGGAGGCAGCGGGGCCGCCGCTCGAGCCCG GGGACTTTGTGCAACTGCCTGTGCCCGTCATCCAGCAGCTCTACCACTGGGACTGTGGCCTGGCCTGCTCCAGGATGGTGCTGCG GTACCTGGGCCAGCTGGACGACAGTGAGTTTGAGAGAGCCCTGCAGAAGCTGCAGCTGACCAGGAGCATCTGGACCATCGACCTGGCCTACCTGATGCACCACTTTGGCGTGAGGCACCGCTTCTGTACCCAGACCCTGGGTGTCGACAAGGGCTACAAGAACCAG TCCTTCTACAGGAAGCACTTTGACACAGAAGAGACCCGGGTGAATCAGCTGTTTGCACAAGCAAAGGCCTGCAAGGTGCTGGTGGAGAAATG CACAGTGAGTGTGAAGGACATCCAGGCGCACCTGGCTCAGGGCCATGTGGCCATCGTGCTGGTGAACTCGGGGGTGCTGCACTGTGACCTGTGCTCCAGCCCTGTCAAGTACTGCTGCTTCACCCCCAGTGGCCACCACTGCTTCTGCCGCACTCCTGACTACCAGGGCCACTTCATCGTGCTGCGTGGCTACAACCGGGCCACTGGCTGCATCTTCTACAACAACCCAGCCTATGCCGACC gaATGTGCAGCACCAGCATCAGTAACTTTGAGGAGGCCAGAACCAGCTATGGCACAGATGAGGACATCCTCTTTGTCTACTTGGACAGCTGA
- the GUCD1 gene encoding protein GUCD1 isoform d (isoform d is encoded by transcript variant 4): MRTEAEAAGPPLEPGDFVQLPVPVIQQLYHWDCGLACSRMVLRYLGQLDDSEFERALQKLQLTRSIWTIDLAYLMHHFGVRHRFCTQTLGVDKGYKNQSFYRKHFDTEETRVNQLFAQAKACKVLVEKCTVSVKDIQAHLAQGHVAIVLVNSGVLHCDLCSSPVKYCCFTPSGHHCFCRTPDYQGHFIVLRGYNRATGCIFYNNPAYADPGMCSTSISNFEEARTSYGTDEDILFVYLDS; the protein is encoded by the exons ATGAGGACGGAGGCGGAGGCAGCGGGGCCGCCGCTCGAGCCCG GGGACTTTGTGCAACTGCCTGTGCCCGTCATCCAGCAGCTCTACCACTGGGACTGTGGCCTGGCCTGCTCCAGGATGGTGCTGCG GTACCTGGGCCAGCTGGACGACAGTGAGTTTGAGAGAGCCCTGCAGAAGCTGCAGCTGACCAGGAGCATCTGGACCATCGACCTGGCCTACCTGATGCACCACTTTGGCGTGAGGCACCGCTTCTGTACCCAGACCCTGGGTGTCGACAAGGGCTACAAGAACCAG TCCTTCTACAGGAAGCACTTTGACACAGAAGAGACCCGGGTGAATCAGCTGTTTGCACAAGCAAAGGCCTGCAAGGTGCTGGTGGAGAAATG CACAGTGAGTGTGAAGGACATCCAGGCGCACCTGGCTCAGGGCCATGTGGCCATCGTGCTGGTGAACTCGGGGGTGCTGCACTGTGACCTGTGCTCCAGCCCTGTCAAGTACTGCTGCTTCACCCCCAGTGGCCACCACTGCTTCTGCCGCACTCCTGACTACCAGGGCCACTTCATCGTGCTGCGTGGCTACAACCGGGCCACTGGCTGCATCTTCTACAACAACCCAGCCTATGCCGACC caggaATGTGCAGCACCAGCATCAGTAACTTTGAGGAGGCCAGAACCAGCTATGGCACAGATGAGGACATCCTCTTTGTCTACTTGGACAGCTGA
- the GUCD1 gene encoding protein GUCD1 isoform f (isoform f is encoded by transcript variant 6) produces MRTEAEAAGPPLEPGDFVQLPVPVIQQLYHWDCGLACSRMVLRYLGQLDDSEFERALQKLQLTRSIWTIDLAYLMHHFGVRHRFCTQTLGVDKGYKNQSFYRKHFDTEETRVNQLFAQAKACKVLVEKCGHHCFCRTPDYQGHFIVLRGYNRATGCIFYNNPAYADRMCSTSISNFEEARTSYGTDEDILFVYLDS; encoded by the exons ATGAGGACGGAGGCGGAGGCAGCGGGGCCGCCGCTCGAGCCCG GGGACTTTGTGCAACTGCCTGTGCCCGTCATCCAGCAGCTCTACCACTGGGACTGTGGCCTGGCCTGCTCCAGGATGGTGCTGCG GTACCTGGGCCAGCTGGACGACAGTGAGTTTGAGAGAGCCCTGCAGAAGCTGCAGCTGACCAGGAGCATCTGGACCATCGACCTGGCCTACCTGATGCACCACTTTGGCGTGAGGCACCGCTTCTGTACCCAGACCCTGGGTGTCGACAAGGGCTACAAGAACCAG TCCTTCTACAGGAAGCACTTTGACACAGAAGAGACCCGGGTGAATCAGCTGTTTGCACAAGCAAAGGCCTGCAAGGTGCTGGTGGAGAAATG TGGCCACCACTGCTTCTGCCGCACTCCTGACTACCAGGGCCACTTCATCGTGCTGCGTGGCTACAACCGGGCCACTGGCTGCATCTTCTACAACAACCCAGCCTATGCCGACC gaATGTGCAGCACCAGCATCAGTAACTTTGAGGAGGCCAGAACCAGCTATGGCACAGATGAGGACATCCTCTTTGTCTACTTGGACAGCTGA
- the GUCD1 gene encoding protein GUCD1 isoform X1 produces the protein MTGPGGRRNDPWGRQRAREGAHTSKHPTPRTGWTARRRRGAWALRPGTAGGWAKGQDFPSQFHLLIPAPPGDFVQLPVPVIQQLYHWDCGLACSRMVLRYLGQLDDSEFERALQKLQLTRSIWTIDLAYLMHHFGVRHRFCTQTLGVDKGYKNQSFYRKHFDTEETRVNQLFAQAKACKVLVEKCRNVQHQHQ, from the exons ATGACTGGGCCCGGGGGCCGCCGCAACGACCCTTGGGGCCGGCAAAGAGCCAGAGAGGGTGCTCACACTTCCAAGCACCCCACACCAAGGACAGGCTGGACGGCAAGGCGGAGACGCGGGGCTTGGGCCCTCAGACCGGGGACAGCAGGAGGTTGGGCCAAGGGCCAGGACTTCCCGTCACAATTTCATTTGTTGATCCCGGCACCGCCAG GGGACTTTGTGCAACTGCCTGTGCCCGTCATCCAGCAGCTCTACCACTGGGACTGTGGCCTGGCCTGCTCCAGGATGGTGCTGCG GTACCTGGGCCAGCTGGACGACAGTGAGTTTGAGAGAGCCCTGCAGAAGCTGCAGCTGACCAGGAGCATCTGGACCATCGACCTGGCCTACCTGATGCACCACTTTGGCGTGAGGCACCGCTTCTGTACCCAGACCCTGGGTGTCGACAAGGGCTACAAGAACCAG TCCTTCTACAGGAAGCACTTTGACACAGAAGAGACCCGGGTGAATCAGCTGTTTGCACAAGCAAAGGCCTGCAAGGTGCTGGTGGAGAAATG caggaATGTGCAGCACCAGCATCAGTAA
- the GUCD1 gene encoding protein GUCD1 isoform h (isoform h is encoded by transcript variant 8) — translation MRTEAEAAGPPLEPGDFVQLPVPVIQQLYHWDCGLACSRMVLRYLGQLDDSEFERALQKLQLTRSIWTIDLAYLMHHFGVRHRFCTQTLGVDKGYKNQSFYRKHFDTEETRVNQLFAQAKACKVLVEKWNVQHQHQ, via the exons ATGAGGACGGAGGCGGAGGCAGCGGGGCCGCCGCTCGAGCCCG GGGACTTTGTGCAACTGCCTGTGCCCGTCATCCAGCAGCTCTACCACTGGGACTGTGGCCTGGCCTGCTCCAGGATGGTGCTGCG GTACCTGGGCCAGCTGGACGACAGTGAGTTTGAGAGAGCCCTGCAGAAGCTGCAGCTGACCAGGAGCATCTGGACCATCGACCTGGCCTACCTGATGCACCACTTTGGCGTGAGGCACCGCTTCTGTACCCAGACCCTGGGTGTCGACAAGGGCTACAAGAACCAG TCCTTCTACAGGAAGCACTTTGACACAGAAGAGACCCGGGTGAATCAGCTGTTTGCACAAGCAAAGGCCTGCAAGGTGCTGGTGGAGAAATG gaATGTGCAGCACCAGCATCAGTAA
- the GUCD1 gene encoding protein GUCD1 isoform g (isoform g is encoded by transcript variant 7), translating into MRTEAEAAGPPLEPGDFVQLPVPVIQQLYHWDCGLACSRMVLRYLGQLDDSEFERALQKLQLTRSIWTIDLAYLMHHFGVRHRFCTQTLGVDKGYKNQSFYRKHFDTEETRVNQLFAQAKACKVLVEKCRNVQHQHQ; encoded by the exons ATGAGGACGGAGGCGGAGGCAGCGGGGCCGCCGCTCGAGCCCG GGGACTTTGTGCAACTGCCTGTGCCCGTCATCCAGCAGCTCTACCACTGGGACTGTGGCCTGGCCTGCTCCAGGATGGTGCTGCG GTACCTGGGCCAGCTGGACGACAGTGAGTTTGAGAGAGCCCTGCAGAAGCTGCAGCTGACCAGGAGCATCTGGACCATCGACCTGGCCTACCTGATGCACCACTTTGGCGTGAGGCACCGCTTCTGTACCCAGACCCTGGGTGTCGACAAGGGCTACAAGAACCAG TCCTTCTACAGGAAGCACTTTGACACAGAAGAGACCCGGGTGAATCAGCTGTTTGCACAAGCAAAGGCCTGCAAGGTGCTGGTGGAGAAATG caggaATGTGCAGCACCAGCATCAGTAA